The following are encoded in a window of Strix aluco isolate bStrAlu1 chromosome 15, bStrAlu1.hap1, whole genome shotgun sequence genomic DNA:
- the LOC141930460 gene encoding ubiquitin carboxyl-terminal hydrolase 42-like, translated as MGNVSLIAEGMAPPQRILYPPEKICMEWKQRRRAGAGLYNLGNTCFLNSTLQCLTYTPPLANYLLSREHSQSCHRQDLCMMCSMEEHVNEALQSSDTAIQPWAVIHVLTRIGKDFQLGMQGGARKFLHRTVNAMQRACLSGDSNLDISSRSTTIVHQIFMGSLRSRDDGVTGAVAMKDVNWHSQLTSRIAEHFDLPSSHVLELQRGFRFLQILPGYSFGYKREPGGGWEVEWMAASSVTAALENFVKPQQLDGENCFKCSKCDKTAAASKKITVHHVPRVLTVCLKRCEDVTGRKISKLVEYPQYLDLRPYTSQTAGEPLLYSLYAVLVHSGDTCHTGHFYCYVKASDGLWYEMNDESVDPCDFDTVLSQQAYLLFYVRDNYYLRPSVLSNLNYPMSVLIFPRWALGCCLGKLLQEND; from the exons ATGGGGAACGTCTCCC TCATTGCTGAGGGAATGGCTCCGCCACAAAGGATCCTCTATCCCCCGGAGAAGATTTGCATGGAATGGAAGCAGCGGCGgagagctggagcgggactcTACAACCTGGGCAATACGTGCTTCCTCAACTCCACcctgcagtgcctgacgtacacaccccctctggccaactacctgctctctcgggagcacagccagtcgt gtcaTCGGCAAGACCTCTGCATGATGTGCAGTATGGAAGAGCACGTTAACGAGGCCCTGCAATCCTCAGACACTGCCATCCAGCCTTGGGCTGTCATCCATGTTCTCACAC GAATAGGAAAAGATTTCCAGCTTGGCATGCAGGGAGGCGCACGCAAATTCTTACACCGCACTGTCAACGCCATGCAGAGAGCTTGTCTGAGTGGGGACAGCAA CTTGGACATCTCTTCTCGATCAACTACCATTGTCCATCAAATATTTATGGGCTCCctgagatccagag ATGATGGTGTGACTGGCGCAGTAGCTATGAAGGACGTAAACTGGCACAGTCAATTGACTTCCCGTATTGCTGAACATTTTGatttgccttccagtcacgtgcTTGAGCTGCAACGCGGTTTCCGATTCCTACAGATCCTTCCTGGATATTCCTTTGGATATAAAA GAGAGCCTGGTGGTGGGTGGGAGGTGGAGTGGATG GCCGCATCATCTGTCACTGCAGCTCTGGAGAATTTTGTGAAACCTCAGCAGCTGGAtggtgaaaactgctttaaatgtagCAA GTGTGACAAGACGGCTGCTGCCTCCAAGAAGATTACAGTCCATCACGTGCCCAGGGTTCTCACGGTGTGTCTGAAAAGGTGTGAAGATGTCACCGGCAGGAAGATCAGCAAG CTTGTGGAGTATCCCCAGTACCTGGATCTTCGCCCGTACACGTCTCAGACAGCTGGAGAACCGCTCCTCTACTCCTTATATGCTGTCCTGGTACATAGTGGTGACACCTGTCACACAGGACACTTCTACTGCTACGTGAAG GCCAGCGATGGACTGTGGTACGAGATGAACGATGAGTCTGTGGATCCTTGTGACTTCGACACAGTCCTCAGTCAGCAAGCCTATTTGCTGTTTTATGTCag AGACAATTACTACCTGCgtccttcagtgctgtcaaatcTGAACTACCCCATGTCGGTCCTTATCTTTCCTCGCTGGGCTTTAGGCTGCTGCCTtggt AAACTGCttcaagaaaatgactga